The stretch of DNA gtagtttggaggtgaattatagagaaaaagctgtgattgagtattaaatagccttcggagcgaggtaagtgttgtgtctaaccctgacttgagggaattaggaacctcagattgtttgctatgtgaaattcatgtgagcggcgtatatgtgaggtaacgagtacttatgcgccgccaattcaCCTGTTTTTCCTGTTTCCCTCGTTTTTCTTagattgtctctttcctatgcctaattgctacttgtttatactattgttgttaaattaattgttcttatcatgtttacggattttctggtgataattgagtatttatttcaaagttgagattgatattgtggaaccaaatgttgaagtaaggtttgtacttattattctatctccctgttgttatttattcattgcattatggtaagggagagtgttaatgcacgaagggtgatgacgtgccatattgtgagtgttaatgcacgaagggtgatgtcgtgccatattgtgagtgttaatgcacgaagggtgatgtcgtgccatattgtgagtgtaaaagcacaaagggtgatgccatgccatgatatgagagttaatgcacggagggtgatgctgtgccgtttctattgattttatggtgagattgagagtaaaagcacgaaggacgATGCCATACAATTTTTCCTTTATTGTATTTGTGTtcttgttgattcatagtatattggttgttccagttatcatcctgttgtagttctttatcttgtattttccccagcatgtttccccctcccgatatttcctgtctagctcttcattactgttatttgtatatacactgttaaattgcacATGTTGATTTTTAGGTTCCtttccttagcctcgtcactacttcgtcgaggttaggctcgacacttaccagaacatggggtcggttgtactgatactgcactctacactttctgtgcagattttggtaccgacttaggttgatcgagatttttgctgttggacccgctatccggagactcaaggtagatctgtcagcgttcacagaccttgaagtccccgtctttccttctgttttactgtttctttcattcaaacagttgtatttctttcagactattacttgtgaattgtgactccagatccgggtggtagtaattaatacagttttgatattattccgcacttattatatttcatcttagctaatcaTTGTCATTTACTAAATGTAAATAAGGATTGggtttaataattttctaacgttgccttgcctagcaagtaaaatgttaggcgtcatcacggtcccgacggtaggaattccgggtcgtgacaatagttcTGGCTTACTTGAGCATTTTATGAAACACtatgtgtgcattaaggtttcaaggtcctcctatggtggattctttcacccccACTATCCAAAGTTCACTTAAAAGAGCCAAATAATCCTCCCACTAACctagatggtacatgcatgtaaaataaacaactctcacacccaagaattgctttacTAATTGcctatttttagttaaatttcgaaattaaaggttagggtgtagaatctaaccttttggttgaagaccttgtgagttactCTAGAGAAATCTTCAAGGTTTGAACCAAGATTGATGAGCAAATGACTTAGAACTCCttttctcactctagaccactttcctctctctctaaaatgtaagtttgaaccttctaaaatgactcttaatagtgttttataagaatggggtcggatTTATAAAACCAAAAAATATAAAGCTCCGAAACacaatctgcggtcgcatatgcgaccgcataatgtttctatggtccgcaaaatgggccgcgaaatggccctccggaactgtgCAATCCTGCCCTACTCTACGGCCATTCTGCGATCCGCAGACCTATTTtccggtcgcataatgcgccgcagaacctccctctggaaaatttttaagctAGTTCCGCAGTcgatgtgcggcccgcgaaatagttttacggtcgcatagttgaccgcaaaatATCATCCAAACTTTCCCAGTTACCTGTTTCACTCTGCGGTCATTCtgcagcccgcagagtgattctgcagccGCATAGTTGGCCGTAGAAAtgtctttttctgccaaaaattttcctttaatacccagcgcattgttcaacccaaaaagtccaaaccaCGGCGAGCTGAAGAATCTCCACAATCgtcaacacataagcctactttggcatcacgaaaTCCAGGTTTTTAGGcaatattttacggggccttacagctaCATCAATTGTTCaatgccaccaagttactattcatcgtcatccataatcaacacttgcaaaatataaaATTCAGGTGATTACTTAATTTATCAATTCcaacttttgctaacaaataattccataggttcattgtattcatcaatTTCATCACCAAGGTTACTATTCATCTTctctcattttctcaaaagtactattcatgccatgaactagagttttataatccaatatgttaaccattaaaacttgtaacaaatgcttcaaatacttctaactactcataataaacgattTTGAAGCACtagaattacctctagtagatcaatcttgaaaaatcacaactttggtgatttttgtatccttgaggatttgatgatgaaatctagtatttggatgtacgaatgatattagaactcatgtatattgagtaagaatcaacccaaaatatcattaacaacttagCTTAGTTGGtaggacttgatttgagcttaaaatcACATCTTCACCttaagaaccctaacccccaaagcTCAAAATACTCTCTCTCCCCGATTTTGTACTTATAGGCCCAAAtttttgggtttcggatgcggccctcAACGCTTCGCGTCCCTAGTTCACTCCTCCTCCAAGCTCGGATGCGGACCCAGACGCTATGGCAGTACTTCACTGCCAGTCTTTGGTAATttaatcataacttcttgtaggaatgtctaaatgacaaacagtttgaatcgttagaaactagactcgaaaatctttcatttgataggttgttcaccaatatacatatatatatatatatatatatatatatatatatatatatatatatattagaaactagactcgaaaatctttcatttgataggttgttcaccaatatacatatatatatatatatatatatatatatatatatatatatatatatatatatgctcgtccaaagttaggtcatgcgcgtactcatttggaactttagtctatcttgtaattttcaacttgacttgtcCCAAGGGCTCTCCTTAAGCCCTATATCACTTCAAATACACCTTGTACACTTGTTATTATGTTAATGGGATATCTTTCATATTATTAATTAACACTCGCATACAAAtaaatataattagcacacgtCAGACCTCttaataaccttataatatttcGAAACTTTTTTTTCGGGGCACTACATTAGCTGAAGCTCAAGAGCAACTGCTGCTCAATCTTAGCTGTTGTATAGTGTTTGAACATTTTCTAGTGGTATTAGTGTGGTTACATGCTCATTCTGGAGATGAGAAGACATTATATGGCTCATATTTACTATGCAGGCAATTGTTGATCTATGGACTAGCAGGAACTTGTTTTAGGTACTTTTATATCGGCTAGATATCTGGCTATAGAGTGGGCTGCTGTGCACACAGATGGAAATCAAATTTGCACATTACAAGCTATATCAACACCTGCTTCTGGCAGTTCTGGATGACTACTATGCAGTAGTGTAATTGTTTGGAGTCCTCATTTGCCTTGTTCATGGGAGTTGTGTTCTGTGGAATGCATAATCTGGCGTCCGGTGAGAGTTTTGGAGGTGCTATTATTTGGTTATTGCCCTTGGCCTTTGGATTCACCTGCACTACTTGCTTAAGGAAGCTTACATCCTACCATTATGTAATAACTAGCTTGTTAGTTTCAATTTTAGTTTCTTCTATTCTAGCTAGTGATAGTTTTCATTTTTAGAGTTACTTAGACACTTTGTAAGACTTGAACCCAATttagaattatatatatatatatatatatatatatatatatatatatatatatattagctaCTAGGCAATCAGCCTATTTGCTTAAAAAAAAGAGTAATAAGAACATTCAAATCAATTGAGGCATTGGCATAAGAAACAAATGCATGAAAAATGAGACACGAACTTAATTAATTTACTTACGATGGTCCTTGCACTCCCTTTCTTACAttgttaataataaaatttaggTCTAAAGGTTCTATACATGTAGAATTCTTTATGTTTATGTCTTTCTTAAATTCATCTTCTCAATATTTAGGGGAAACAAAACTAGAAATCTATAACTTATTTTTGGTAAAAATGGGCCCCCCAAATTTGGGGCCTAATGGTTCTTGCATCTTGCTTATGGATTAGTGACACCAATAACGATGTAATAATACTCCATACTCTCACTTTCACAAATCCATGATGGCCGATCAAATCACGGGGTATGCATATTCGAAAGAATCCAGCGTATTAGAATACTTTAATTTATGTGGAAGGGTTGAGCGAGCCTAAAAAGCAAGTTTAAATAAACTTAAATTGGTTTTTGGATATCTTGTTGAGAAAAATTCTTAGCTCAGGAAAGATATTGTATGAGGCAGAATTATTGACTTTGGGTTCAATGAAATGGCAATTCCCCATAATCTCGAGTCATTACAAAGCCAACACTTTAACACGTAGTTACTTAATCCCCTAGGTAATGAACACCACGCCGCATAGTCCAGCAAAGGAAAGCAGATTAGGCAACATAATTAGTTGACAACTCAAAGAACACAAGAATATATCCCATCACTTATCAATCATACATCATGTGTATGTTATATTAAAAAATTGAAAGGATTACTTCTACTCCTTAAATTAATAgcaatataaagatattcaagaCCGCGTAATGTGCTACTCAAGAATAAAACTTCCACTTTGTTTTTTGACGCTGGCTTGCTGCACTGTCTACACGTAGCCTTgctacttttttattttttggggtaCATTAACAAAACAAAACTAAATGCATACACACTTCAGTCTCAACCAACTCAACTTTTGCTGCTCTTCTTCCACTTTTCCTAGTAACTATTTTCAGTTTGAGTTTATATCTTACTGGATCCATAGTATGGTCAAGTACTTAATCCACAATAACAGGTAACGCTTCAATCAAATGTTATACAATAGTTTTAAAGAAAAACTTGCTATACTGGTCAAATGTACTGAAGTGAAAAATGttcttattatcttttcaatTTCACCAAGCTGTCAAGAGAGAGAAAAAGCAAGAAATTTTATAGTACATACatacataatttttaaaaaataattaatccgTGAGCTAATTATCTTAAATTATTATTCCATTGATACATTTTGTTAAATCAGAGCCACATTCAGTAGTGTTACTAAGTGGAATTACTAATGCACCCATTAATCTCTTTTGATGGATGCATACTTAGCTTTAATTTATACTTTAGAATAAAAACTATTCAACTAACATGACTTGAGCAGACAATAATTTGGCCATAGCAAATGCTGATACACTGCACACATATACACTGACTTGGGAAATAATTAATATACAACAAGAACGTTGGTCTTGTAACTGAAAAGGATACCTCCAAATACATATATGGCTCCTTACGAAAAAGTCAAATAAAAGGAataattctttttctttctcatatTTTTGGCTAGAAAAACATGTGATTAAACAAAACATGAGGGGTTTGTACATATTGCTAACGATAATAAATGGAAATAGAACGTGGATTTGGACAAAAATTCCACATGAGGCAACCGTATACCCATATGGATAGCACTTTTACATCGTGCAATTGCATGCACCGCCACCCTTCACGTCCACCGTCTCGCAATTGGACCTTACAAAACATATAAGCTTGGAATAATTTCAATTAGTAATTTTTTTTGTCTCAAAAGGGACATAGGTTTCGACATAATTTCAAAATCGCTTTGACTTATAAAATCACTAACAATATAAAACAAATTTAATTTTGTAATATTAAAAAACTTATTGCATAACAATCGCTCATAAAAGAGTGAAGGTAATAAATTAGAAAATAACGTAAGTTACTTGCCATATAGAGTGTAAATAGTCTTATGCTATCCGTGTATTTTAATTCAATTCAAATAgcaatattatattttttgttaAATACATATACACATATTCAGAAaccaataaaaataattaataccaTAAATCGTACTCTTTTCTAGTCAAAACATTCAACTAACAAACAAAGGCCAGTAGAGCAATAAAATTATTCCAGTAATTCTGTATTCATGTGTCAATGATCTAACTCAACAAATGAATAACCAATAACGAAGTTCAACAAGAATGGCCTACTCTCTCTAACAAACAGTGTCCTAAATCAAGTACTCTAAGTAATAAAACTATAGTTTctttttctcaaaaaaaaaaatggatCACAGTGAATCAATTAACTATTTTTTCTAACAATTTAACTAATTCCCGTCAATCCGAAAAATATAAACGCGGTTTCTTAGTAGGCATAGGGCTTTCTACTTCTCGCTCGCTGGAAAGTTGACTTTTACCTCTGCAGTCAACGGTCAGTCCCAAAGAAAATTCTGGCGGCGGCGGCAGATTCAGGTCAAAGTCTCTCACTGTCCGGGCTGAGCCACCGGCTTCCGACGATATCACGGTGTGGCTACCACCGGCTTCACGGCTACCCCCACCACCACCAATAATCTTGCCTTCGTAGTGGCGGCGTTTATGGCCACCCAAAGCTTGACCAGTAGGAAAATACTTGTGGCATATAGAGCACTCGTGAGAACGACCACTAGGGTTTAAAGAAGTAGTTGATGTAGAATTATCATCTGAAACGGTGGTGGCAGTAGTAGTGGAGTGTTTATTACGGTGGCTTGCTTTATGCCCACCAAGTGCTTGATAAGAAGCAAAAGACTTGTTGCATACGCTACACTTGTAAGAATGTTGCTCTATTAATGCTTCTTGATCTTCTCGTGGTAGTGGATCGTTGGTAATTTGTTTCTTTTGTTGTTGGACAGCAGCAGTAGTAGTACTAGTAATATTATCATGATGAGTAGAATTTGTGCGGCCGCCGCCTGATCTAGCGAGCATGATAAGACAGAGGGCAAGAAATTCCTCTTCAGTTGGTTGGATTTCATTGCGAGGACGTTTCGAACGTTTTCTCTTGGTATTAGAATCCAAATTGACTTGGTCATAGATGGGTGGTATAGTAGGAGTTGATTCTGTTGTTGGTGATTTCAAAGCTTCAAGAGCCATAACTTGTTCTTGTTGTGTGATCAAATTCAGGAGAAAATACGATGAGGAGGAAGAAGGAAACGGGAAAAGTGAATAAGAGTTGAGTGAGTGAGTGAGTAAAGGACTAACGAGAAGTTTTGTATATAAAAAAGAAAGGGAGTGATGGGGAAGTTGGAAGTTGCGTTAAGGAATGGCGGTGGAGGAGTTGTGTACAGGTTATAGCTAGGGTATGTGTATAATAACAACACAGAGAGAATTATGTAGAAAACGTGAGTAATAGTATattttacctttttcttttaGGTTTAGGAGAGCTGGAAGGTGGAGAGTGGTGGGGTACTTAATTAATTAGAAAGGAATTTCCACGTCTGGAGATGAGTTGGGGAATGGAAGTAGTGAAGTAGGGGTCAAGAACAACAAGAGTGGGGAGTGGTGAAAAAGGAAGGATTGGGCTTTTTCCCAGTTATGCTATGATTGAGCTTTTTCAGCGACTTACTTTTCCcaagtcaaaaataaaaatatactcctaCTAGTAATAGGGGTGGCTCCCCAAATAAATCAAGGTTTATGACTTTTCTATCGATTTATCGGGAAAATCAACACTGTTTctctaattatttaatttaagGTTACTCGTATCTTAATTTACTAGTTGGAAGTGGGATTCTTTATATCTGAACAATCTTCATTCGTCAACAAGATTTTTTAAGCTTAACTTGCAGATGCAAATAAATTTGTTTTTCTATCTGACTCGAGAAAGTATCCCAATCTTCCTTTGTAATGTTAAAATACGTACCTCAAACTTTTCTCTAATTTCTAATTAGTAATTTTAAAAGTTGCATATGTAGTTTGGCAGCAATCGATTGACATATATCATCGTGAGAGTAGATTGAACATTATTAATTGCTCCGTTAGTACATACACTACTAGAAAATTGTCAAAAATCGTCCACAGAATACAGATCAAAATCGGTcgaaaaatagataaattggtcgcaaaagtcaaaGAAAATATTTCTCACAAAGAAACCGACCACCATCTgcaatgacccggtcggtcgttttgagagttgtagcctcgttcccccatttactgctcattttgtactttatagctgttatttgacttgccgggataatcggttcgggtccggagagatttcagaatgaaatgagacactcaATCTCaaagttgaaagcttaagttgaaatgattgaccgaATGTCGATCTATGAGTAAacgactttggaatggagttttgatggcgtcgttagccccgttgggtgattttggacttaggagcgtgtccggattgtgatttggaggtccgtagtggaattaggcttgaaatgacgaaagttgaatttttgggaagtttgaccgggagttgactttttgatatcggggtccgattccgatttcggaagttggagtaggcccgtaatgtcaaatgtgacgtgtgtgcaaaatttggggtcaatcggacgtgttttgataggtttaggcatcgTTTGTTGAAgttgaatttccttagtttcaataggcttgaattggggtgcaattcatgtttttaaagttgtttgatataatttgagggCTCGAaaaagtttgtatgaggttttaggacttgtttgtatgtttggttgaggttccgggggcatCGGGTTGATtatagatggttaacggatcaaaagtgaaAGTTGTGTGATTGTTGAAGATGGAcctctgctggtgtaaccgcacctgtggagCTTTGATCGCGGGTGAGAGCTCGTCGGTGCGGGTTGGCTTGCACAGATACGAGATTGGAGGGGAGTTGcaggtggtcgcaggtgcgaggactgTTCTGCTCCTacgtggccgcaggtgcggcgagAGGTGCACAGAAGCGGAAGGCGCGTAGGTGCGATAGGGAGTTCCGcatctgcgtgaccgcagatgtgGCAGGAGGACCGCGTAAGCGGAAGTGGGAAGATGAgctgcgacgccgcagaagcggcttggatgCGCGCAGAAACGAGTTTGCAGAAGCGGAGTGAGGGACCGTAGGAGCGGAATGGGCTGCAGATGCATGTGTGATATTGTTTCTGCGATGCTGCAGAAgcggttaagtgtccgcagaagcagagagcctggggcagattattaaaataagggtttgcgattttggcttcatttcaaacatttcaagcacggtttgggcgattcttgagaggattttcgaggggtttcttgaggtagatcccttgtgttcatttttgatcaataatcttgcttccccattcctacctagttggtgtgtatttaaggtgtaaattgggagtttgaggctagggatttggagggtttgatttggggatttgggtgacgatttggtgtcggattttgataaagttggtatggttggactcgtggttaaatgtgcattcggattttgtgactttaatcgaattttgagacgtgggcccgcaGGACGacttttgagtcgatttttgcTGGTTTGCGGGTTACCTTCTTCAGGCCTTTGCCGAGGATTGCCGAGCGTGAGAGGAAAGCCTTGGATCGAGAATAATTGTAGTGGAGAAACCCTTGAGCCCTATAATTTGGTATTGCAATGTGAAGGGGTTTCGAAATTGAGAgccatcttagagagagaaaaaaTCGCGCGTTCCGTATTTGGCAAAAAAAACTTAAGAGGGAAACAATTCAATTGTGCGTTTTATTTCTTTTCATTTGTATTTAGTTAATTTTATGTATAATTCTTATCTTTATGAATtcacatttatttatttatctgaAAATTCTTGAATATATAAATACAACCATCTCATTAAAAACAAATGAATAATGGGTCAtggaaaaaatatattattttcacttttttaaaaaatcaaaaaataaaattcacatgactcaaaaaaatttatttttttactatcCTATCCCAATTTGATGTCATTATATATTGTCCGCTAGtgcaaacttaaatttttattgttTGATCTGAAGTTATTCATTTTTAATATCAAAGAGTAATTGATTGGATGTCTTAGTGAGATTTATCGTTTTACTTAGAATTGTGttcgaaataaataaataaaaaatttctcACTAAGCAATTATTTTAATAAGATaactataattaataaaataatacttATAGCAATCTTAATATCATCGAGACCAAAAGCAACATGTGGCAAAACATCATCACCTCAATGATAGTAAGATTGCTATAAGTATTATTGTCGAGTAACAAAGGTAATATATTGGTTTATATAAGCAATATATTGCTTATATCACCTTTAGTTTATAAACCAATATATCACCTTTATAGTTAGTTTATTCGACGCTAATCATCTTGTTCTTTATATATTGCTTATATTAACCAATATATCATCTTTATAGTCAGTTTACTCGACAATAATGACTAAAATAACGAGTCACTTTACTCCTTGATAATcattaattataatatttttttaataaatcgCTCTGGGCAGGAGCGTTACTGGACATGGAGTAGGCGAAGCATATCATTCGTAATGGAAAGAAAGATACCATAAAAGTCAATTATTTTGTTGATAATATACTTCTACAATGTATTTCATATGGCTCAATAATACGTGAAATTCCCCAAGTAATACCCCATGTATAAATATGCTCATGTAAATCTCCAAGAATAAATCCCAGCTAAAATCGCAACAACTTTATTCCCATATAATTCTGCAGGTACTAATATCCCCAAGTAAATCCACAAGAATAAATCCCCAACTAAAATCGCAAGAACTATATCCCCGGGTAATTTCACAGATACGTATATCCCCAGGTAAATCTCCACGAATAAATCCCCAACAAAATTCGCAGCAACAATATCCCCAAGTAATTCTACAAGTAAATAATATCCTCATGTAAAACCCCATGTGATTATCCCTATCAAAACTCGCAGGTAGTCTACCTGGAGATATTCATGCGGATTATTAaaggaaaaattattattattatttccgtTCGCTTTCTTGCGGATTTTCCTACGAATATATTATATGCGGATTTAATTCCCAACTAATTCCCCATGTGTTATTTTCGCTCTAGATGGCGCTAAATGTACCTGCGGAATTTCCTGGGAATCCCGTTGTCGCAAGTACAATAttcttatatttaggaattttagATTTTCCCATGAAAATTTGCATGTATTACCTGCAGAAAAAATTACCATGTAAATGACACTTTTCTTGTAGTGagtctcgcagggaggagctgtgcagacagtttgagcagttacgttagGAGGGCATatctgtgatgcagtacgagatgaggttttctgagttggctcgtcacgcagtttggttggttcccactgatagggacaGGACTAGgagttcattgatggcctcacgtattagctgtggttgcttatgactagggagagagtgtttggtgctacttttgacgaggtggttgacattgctcggcagatagagatggtccgcaaTCAGGAGCGCGAAGAGAGGGAGGACAAGAGGCCTTGTAGatcgggtggtttcagcggtgtacCTTTTGGGGGGCAGTCCTACCACATCAGGGgttgtccttataggcccgctcagatggttTATCCAGCTCATTgcggtgcatcagctagccacggttcttacagtgctcactcaggccagtcttcattcaatgcactaccagcgcagagttctcaccatgcctcgtccgctcatGCTTCTACAGGTAGTTCCTTGGGTTATCAGGAGTAGCAGTTCCGTCAGTGGAGGGGTTATTTCGAGTGTGGAGACTTTGGTCATATCAAGTAAGATTGTCCTAGGTTATTGAGTTGGGCTCCACAGTAGAGTTATCGGCCGATGGCACcaacaccagcagttacaccacccactcaaccagctcagggtggggctcagtctgttaggggtcgccctagagggggtgTCCGATCAGGTGACTGCCAGGCCCGATTCAATgttattcctgccagaccagatgttgttgcttcagatgtagtgatcacaggtattgtctcaataTTCCACAGGGATgcctttgtattatttgaccttggttccacttattcttatgtatcatcgtattttgctcattatctggatatgccccgtgagtccttagtttcatctattcatgtatctacgccagtgggcaATACTATTgatgtggaccacgtatatcgatAG from Nicotiana tomentosiformis chromosome 11, ASM39032v3, whole genome shotgun sequence encodes:
- the LOC104095234 gene encoding zinc finger protein ZAT10-like, which codes for MALEALKSPTTESTPTIPPIYDQVNLDSNTKRKRSKRPRNEIQPTEEEFLALCLIMLARSGGGRTNSTHHDNITSTTTAAVQQQKKQITNDPLPREDQEALIEQHSYKCSVCNKSFASYQALGGHKASHRNKHSTTTATTVSDDNSTSTTSLNPSGRSHECSICHKYFPTGQALGGHKRRHYEGKIIGGGGGSREAGGSHTVISSEAGGSARTVRDFDLNLPPPPEFSLGLTVDCRGKSQLSSEREVESPMPTKKPRLYFSD